In a single window of the Phocoena sinus isolate mPhoSin1 chromosome 7, mPhoSin1.pri, whole genome shotgun sequence genome:
- the SFT2D3 gene encoding vesicle transport protein SFT2C encodes MADLHRQLQEYLAQGKAGGPAAAEPLLDAGEAEEPTAGAGPAGAWLGRAGLRWTWARSSAEPTTAAAAAAGPTCMPSVTRAQRLAASGVCLLLAALCFGLAALYAPVLLLRARKFALLWSLGSALALAGGTLLRGGAACGRLLRGEEAPSRPALLYVAALGATLYAALGLRSTLLTALGACAQVAALLAVLLGLLPRGAGTALRVALRRLGPGATLAKALPV; translated from the coding sequence ATGGCGGACCTCCACCGCCAACTGCAGGAGTATCTGGCGCAGGGGAAAGCGGGCGGGCCGGCAGCCGCCGAGCCGCTCCTCGACGCGGGAGAGGCAGAGGAGCCCACGGCCGGGGCCGGGCCGGCGGGGGCGTGGCTCGGCCGCGCGGGCCTGCGCTGGACGTGGGCGCGGAGCTCCGCGGAGCCgacgacggcggcggcggcggcggcgggaccGACGTGCATGCCGAGCGTGACGCGCGCTCAGCGGCTGGCGGCGAGCGGCGTGTGCCTGCTGCTGGCCGCGCTCTGCTTCGGCCTGGCCGCACTCTACGCCCCAGTGTTGCTGTTGCGCGCCCGCAAGTTCGCGCTGCTGTGGTCGCTGGGCTCGGCGCTGGCGCTAGCAGGCGGCACGCTCCTGCGAGGCGGTGCGGCGTGCGGACGCCTGCTGCGCGGCGAGGAGGCGCCGTCGCGGCCCGCGCTGCTCTACGTGGCCGCGCTGGGCGCTACGCTGTACGCGGCGCTGGGTCTGCGCAGCACGTTGCTCACGGCGCTGGGCGCCTGCGCGCAGGTGGCTGCGCTGCTCGCCGTGCTGTTGGGTTTGCTGCCCCGCGGCGCGGGCACCGCGCTGCGCGTGGCGCTTCGGCGCCTGGGCCCGGGCGCCACCCTCGCCAAGGCGCTCCCCGTGTGA